A window from Strix uralensis isolate ZFMK-TIS-50842 chromosome 15, bStrUra1, whole genome shotgun sequence encodes these proteins:
- the PHRF1 gene encoding PHD and RING finger domain-containing protein 1 isoform X1 — MDDDSQDELLNKNAALGKRRSLTLLSETESNGGNSCDSEDDTGSDEEENDTEEEGGEEDKEESEDEELEDCEDDDEEEEEEEETEATGGGMTDSLKLEPRINGVSISSDEDGENCPICLNTFRDQAVGTPENCSHYFCLDCIVEWSKNANSCPVDRILFNYISIRARFGGKILKKIPVENTKTQGNDGEDDPTFCEVCGRSDREDRLLLCDGCDAGYHMECLNPPLSEVPVDEWFCPACAPMGVSAAADTDHVSEEEVAALMADVIPTTSRLRPHVRTRAIARTRQSERVRATVNRNRITTAQQIQHVPRYLMSSLLDETIEAVVAGLNTAIYQRPLAPRPPARQKRKTGRRKKRGKKRTQTKSSTGNKSSGTQLKRRKRLIKKRRGKKMRVRSHVKNEVTTRSRIARTLGLSKPLRGASLPSMYKPPEPSLGLMRADIGAASLSVFGDPYELDPYESNEEVPASPDSPVSAKRRVLSQSALRSHRPVARPISVGLPRSSVPVLSPDQEAEAAPVPDLLGSILSGQSFLMMSSSDVVINRDGSLTAKKAAPLHRKSANDSRVDDGSGHNTQLSTVHSGTTAGSSIAGPSVSSGLSTRTRPFSSSLFPSPPPSLSRIEPAANPAQTTSEKATVKSEYSMTPRSVQTQNIATLSRHGSKLDEMPRFNGNSKNFAPTDSSSKPLSCTLNSGSKAVTVRQQLKPPPKRIDIFELPRIPKIKKETSSKQVEPEPAGSQSCDIPSSCITQLTGKESTNQPGRGSKVESQKSNAKESQQQTHTSGVSFSTSTGVYSSSSLLGTLRSKGPSSFESFKINIPGNAGHPSRLSNPGFCNTFRPVDDKVQQKESPSPLFSVKKKQVKSEIYDPFEPTGSDSSSASSSPERLGAGIPLTNITRTISIENPKVQTFQTVRRFTPYMVENIFGSGADSDVPSSNAEPHDDVTVESRIVEQISDTEERDNMDEEDFLNSPCTSSAVKQISGAERLKEESREGPNVFFNAEELIRPSINVKLEPDSPSKNDGQQKGQKVEQTERRSRSRSCSNSSSRSKKRMKRKKALIKERKRSRSGSRDRTHSRDRSSRSTSWSGGEEHSKTHVLKPKSRRSSTDRSSSHERSKKKKMKDKTKDKKAKTSWSRERRKSRSRSGSPGSTSEFYENRKKKRRSRSRSRRRERSRSNSIERTKRRKHRRDKSYERYDKDSSLRSRDRKRSRSRSRERRKWRSRSRSASRSREHKSSKSKEKRPRSRSRSKERKRRSKETSLPPPPEKDQKPPVENLSRCLEQPHSFKQEPKEELVLEELSITIQPNVKLEEIQAETPVQVREAQETVKVEPICQEATSEPAFPVPEITNICVPIGSVDSFAETELMSSSDPAVLGSCSNTNLEITVKIENTALCPSLMEPPPKKEVIMHAPTEAAPIQSSSKSKITDCVKEVKDECLVTNEKTGNFGKPELEVVPQGPALKSKAPVKRVTWNLQEEEGGTLSAGKAPRMPFYKLQRAKEGAWKAEDLNQTLNQVQLNEPPPTNYMIPEPMFPDLDSSQVYCQNIPLTPPLPSSLPPYAPVSQPTVQFIMQGSLPALGCMAGQSLTPEPGSLATASEPGIQAASVGNAEEKIKAPKPPVDKTKNEEYMKKLHMQERAVEEVKLAIKPFYQKREITKEEYKNILRKAVQKICHSKSGEINPMKVANLVKAYVEKYKHMRKHKKSDGEDTREVEN; from the exons ATGGATGATGACAGCCAGGATGAACTGCTAAACAAGAACGCTGCGCTAGGCAAGAGACGGAGTCTCACGCTCCTCAGTGAAACAG AAAGCAATGGTGGAAATAGCTGTGACTCAGAAGATGATACCGGAAgtgatgaggaagaaaatgacactgaggaagagggaggtgaggAGGACAAGGAAGAAAGTGAAGATGAAGAACTAGAAG ATTGCGAAGATGAcgatgaagaagaggaagaggaggaggaaactgaGGCCACTGGGGGGGGAATGACTGATTCTCTGAAATTAGAACCACGCATAAACGGAGTGAGCATTTCCTCTGATGAGGATGGCGAAAACTGCCCCATTTGCCTCAACACGTTTAGGGATCAGGCTGTTGGGACTCCTGAGAACTGTTCCCACTACTTCTGCTTGGACTGCATCGTGGAGTGGTCTAAG aatgCAAACTCCTGTCCAGTGGATCGAATCCTCTTTAACTACATTAGCATTCGGGCACGTTTTGGTGGTAAAATCTTAAAAAAG ATTCCTGTTGAGAACACAAAAACTCAGGGTAATGATGGAGAGGATGATCCAACCTTCTGCGAGGTGTGTGGCAGAAGTGACCGGGAGGACCGCCTGCTGCTGTGTGATGGCTGTGATGCAGG GTATCACATGGAATGCCTTAATCCACCTCTGAGTGAAGTCCCTGTAGATGAATGGTTCTGTCCAGCCTGTGCCCCCATGGgtgtcagtgctgctgcag ATACAGACCATGTCAGTGAAGAAGAGGTTGCTGCCCTCATGGCTGATGTTATTCCTACCACGAGTAGGCTACGCCCTCACGTCCGAACCAGAGCTATAGCCAGAACTCGGCAGAGCGAACGAGTTAGGGCAACAGTGAACAGAAACCGGATAACAACAGCGCAACAAATACAG CACGTGCCAAGGTACCTCATGTCCTCTCTTCTGGATGAAACAATTGAGGCAGTTGTAGCAGGCCTAAACACAGCCATCTACCAGCGTCCTCTTGCCCCGCGTCCTCCTGctaggcagaaaagaaaaacag gcaggaggaagaaaagaggcaaaaaaagaaCTCAGACAAAATCTTCTACTGGGAATAAGAGTTCAGGGACACAGCTGAAGAGACGCAAGCGTCTGATAaagaagagaagggggaaaaagatgAGAGTAAGATCACAT GTTAAAAATGAGGTTACTACTCGCTCCCGTATTGCAAGAACTCTTGGTCTTAGTAAACCTCTGCGTGGGGCCTCGCTTCCTTCCATGTACAAACCACCGGAGCCCTCGCTTGGTCTGATGAGAGCAGATATCGGTGCAGCTTCTCTGTCTGTGTTTGGAGATCCATATGAGTTGGATCCTTATGAAAG TAATGAAGAGGTTCCAGCAAGTCCAGATTCACCAGTGAGTGCCAAAAGGAGAGTTCTCTCCCAGTCAGCACTGAGGTCTCACCGTCCTGTAGCTAGACCTATTTCTGTGGGTCTTCCCAG AAGCAGTGTACCTGTCTTGAGTCCTGATCAAGAAGCAGAAGCTGCCCCTGTGCCTGATCTGTTGGGAAGTATCCTGTCTGGACAGAGCTTTCTCATGATGAGTAGTTCGGATGTGGTCATCAACCGAGATGGTTCGCTGACAGCGAAGAAGGCAG CTCCACTTCACAGAAAATCAGCAAATGACTCGAGAGTCGATGATGGTTCAGGACATAACACTCAACTGAGTACGGTGCATTCAGGGACCACAGCAGGCAGCTCCATTGCTGGACCTTCAGTTTCCTCGGGGCTGAGTACTCGCACCAGACCCTTCTCCTCAAGCTTGTTTCCATCGCCTCCACCCTCACTGAGCAGGATTGAGCCTGCAGCAAACCCTGCACAGACTACATCAGAAAAGGCAACTGTAAAATCTGAATATTCAATGACACCCAGATCTGTTCAGACTCAGAATATAGCTACTCTGAGCAGGCATGGCTCCAAATTAGATGAAATGCCCAGATTTAATGGAAACTCTAAAAACTTTGCACCCACTGACTCATCTTCAAAGCCCCTTAGCTGTACCTTGAATTCTGGCTCAAAAGCTGTAACTGTGAGGCAGCAATTAAAACCACCTCCCAAGAGAATTGACATCTTTGAGCTTCCCAGGATACCAAAGATTAAAAAGGAAACCAGCAGCAAGCAGGTGGAGCCAGAACCCGCAGGAAGCCAAAGCTGTGACATCCCCAGCTCGTGCATAACCCAGCTGACTGGCAAGGAGAGCACTAATCAGCCAGGAAGGGGTAGCAAGGTGGAAAGTCAGAAGTCGAATGCCAAGGAATCTCAGCAACAAACACATACGAGTGGGGTGTCTTTTTCTACCAGTACAGGTGTATATAGCAGTTCATCGCTACTGGGCACTTTGAGGAGCAAAGGGCCAAGCTCTTTTGAgagttttaaaatcaatattcCAGGAAATGCAGGGCATCCCAGCAGACTGTCTAACCCAGGATTTTGTAACACCTTCCGCCCTGTGGATGACAAAGTGCAACAGAAAGAGAGTCCTTCACCTCTTTTCTCAGTTAAGAAAAAGCAGGTCAAGAGTGAAATATATGATCCCTTTGAGCCAACAGGATCAGACTCAAGTTCAGCAagcagcagtcctgaaaggcTTGGCGCAGGGATCCCGCTAACTAATATTACCAGGACTATTTCCATTGAAAATCCAAAAGTTCAAACGTTTCAAACTGTCCGTCGTTTCACCCCTTACATGGTAGAAAATATATTTGGATCTGGGGCTGACTCTGACGTACCATCTAGTAACGCAGAGCCTCATGATGACGTGACAGTAGAAAGCAGGATTGTAGAACAGATCTCTGACACAGAGGAACGAGACAATATGGACGAGGAAGACTTTCTGAACAGTCCTTGCACTTCATCTGCTGTTAAGCAAATTTCTGGTGCAGAGCGTTTAAAGGAGGAAAGCCGAGAGGGCCCTAATGTGTTCTTTAATGCTGAAGAATTGATTAGACCTAGTATTAATGTGAAGCTAGAACCAGATAGTCCCTCAAAGAACGACGGGCAGCAGAAAGGCCAAAAGGTAGAACAAACAGAGAGACGATCGCGTTCAAGATCCTGTTCGAACTCCAGCTCCAGAAGCAAGAagaggatgaaaaggaaaaaggcactTATCAAAGAGCGGAAGAGATCCCGATCGGGGTCTAGGGATAGGACGCACTCAAGGGACCGAAGCTCCAGGTCAACCTCTTGGTCAGGTGGAGAAGAGCACAGCAAAACACATGTGTTGAAACCCAAGAGCAGGAGGTCTTCTACTGACCGTTCTAGCAGTCATGAACgatctaaaaaaaagaaaatgaaggataaAACCAAGGATAAAAAGGCAAAAACGTCTTGGTCTAGGGAGAGAAGGAAATCTAGGTCACGTTCAGGTAGTCCTGGAAGTACTTCTGAGTTTTatgaaaataggaaaaagaagagaCGGTCTCGATCAAGATCAAGACGGAGGGAACGTTCCCGATCAAATAGCATCGAGAGGACTAAAAGGCGGAAACACAGGAGAGACAAAAGCTATGAGAGGTATGATAAAGATAGCAGCTTGAGGTCAAGGGACAGAAAGAGATCGAGATCCAGGTCTCGGGAGAGGAGAAAGTGGAGGTCTCGGTCTCGGTCTGCATCTCGATCTCGGGAGCACAAAAGCAGCAAATCGAAGGAAAAAAGACCACGATCGAGGTCACGTTCCAAAGAAAGAAAACGCAGATCAAAAGAGACCTCGCTTCCTCCTCCACCAGAAAAGGATCAAAAGCCTCCAGTTGAAAATCTGTCCAGGTGTCTGGAGCAACCCCATTCCTTCAAACAAGAGCCAAAGGAGGAGCTAGTACTAGAAGAGCTTTCCATAACCATCCAACCAAATGTCAAACTTGAGGAAATACAGGCTGAGACCCCGGTTCAGGTGAGAGAGGCCCAAGAAACTGTAAAAGTAGAGCCCATCTGTCAGGAAGCGACCAGTGAACCTGCATTCCCTGTGCCAGAGATCACAAACATTTGTGTTCCCATTGGCAGTGTGGATTCTTTTGCTGAAACAGAACTAATGAGTAGTAGTGATCCAGCAGTGCTTGGTAGCTGTAGCAATACAAACCTTGAGATTACagttaaaatagaaaatactgcATTATGTCCATCTCTGATGGAACCACCCCCAAAGAAGGAAGTTATCATGCACGCTCCGACTGAGGCTGCACCAATTCAAAGCTCatccaaaagcaaaataacagatTGCGTAAAGGAGGTTAAAGATGAGTGCCTTGTAACAAATGAGAAAACTGGTAATTTTGGTAAGCCTGAACTGGAGGTGGTACCTCAGGGTCCTGCGTTGAAATCAAAAGCACCGGTGAAAAGAGTTACCTGGAATCTTCAAGAGGAAGAAGGTGGCACATTGTCTGCTGGAAAAGCTCCAC GGATGCCGTTTTACAAACTTCAGCGAGCAAAGGAAGGGGCCTGGAAAGCAGAGGACTTGAACCAAACGTTAAATCAGGTGCAGTTAAATGAGCCTCCTCCAACCAATTATATGATTCCTGAGCCTATGTTTCCTGATCTAGATTCCTCTCAG GTGTACTGTCAAAATATACCTTTGACGCCACCTCTGCCCTCCAGCCTTCCCCCCTACGCCCCTGTCAGCCAGCCCACGGTTCAGTTTATCATGCAGGGTAGTCTTCCAGCACTTGGCTGCATGGCAGGACAGAGCCTGACTCCGGAGCCAGGCAGCCTGGCTACTGCCTCTGAACCAGGAATCCAAGCTGCTTCTGTTGGAAACGCAGAAGAAAAGATCAAAGCACCCAAACCTCCAGTGGATAAAACGAAAAATGAGGAA TACATGAAGAAGCTTCACATGCAGGAAAGGGCTGTGGAAGAAGTGAAACTTGCTATTAAACCTTTTTACCAGAAGAGGGAGATTACAAAGGAGGAGTACAAGAACATTCTTCGGAAAGCAGTGCAAAAG ATCTGCCACAGCAAAAGTGGAGAGATCAACCCTATGAAGGTAGCTAATCTGGTGAAGGCATATGTGGAAAAGTACAAACATATGAGGAAACATAAGAAATCAGATGGTGAAGATACACGTGAAGTGGAAAACTGA
- the PHRF1 gene encoding PHD and RING finger domain-containing protein 1 isoform X2, whose product MDDDSQDELLNKNAALGKRRSLTLLSETESNGGNSCDSEDDTGSDEEENDTEEEGGEEDKEESEDEELEDCEDDDEEEEEEEETEATGGGMTDSLKLEPRINGVSISSDEDGENCPICLNTFRDQAVGTPENCSHYFCLDCIVEWSKNANSCPVDRILFNYISIRARFGGKILKKIPVENTKTQGNDGEDDPTFCEVCGRSDREDRLLLCDGCDAGYHMECLNPPLSEVPVDEWFCPACAPMGVSAAADTDHVSEEEVAALMADVIPTTSRLRPHVRTRAIARTRQSERVRATVNRNRITTAQQIQHVPRYLMSSLLDETIEAVVAGLNTAIYQRPLAPRPPARQKRKTGRRKKRGKKRTQTKSSTGNKSSGTQLKRRKRLIKKRRGKKMRVRSHVKNEVTTRSRIARTLGLSKPLRGASLPSMYKPPEPSLGLMRADIGAASLSVFGDPYELDPYESNEEVPASPDSPVSAKRRVLSQSALRSHRPVARPISVGLPRSSVPVLSPDQEAEAAPVPDLLGSILSGQSFLMMSSSDVVINRDGSLTAKKAAPLHRKSANDSRVDDGSGHNTQLSTVHSGTTAGSSIAGPSVSSGLSTRTRPFSSSLFPSPPPSLSRIEPAANPAQTTSEKATVKSEYSMTPRSVQTQNIATLSRHGSKLDEMPRFNGNSKNFAPTDSSSKPLSCTLNSGSKAVTVRQQLKPPPKRIDIFELPRIPKIKKETSSKQVEPEPAGSQSCDIPSSCITQLTGKESTNQPGRGSKVESQKSNAKESQQQTHTSGVSFSTSTGVYSSSSLLGTLRSKGPSSFESFKINIPGNAGHPSRLSNPGFCNTFRPVDDKVQQKESPSPLFSVKKKQVKSEIYDPFEPTGSDSSSASSSPERLGAGIPLTNITRTISIENPKVQTFQTVRRFTPYMVENIFGSGADSDVPSSNAEPHDDVTVESRIVEQISDTEERDNMDEEDFLNSPCTSSAVKQISGAERLKEESREGPNVFFNAEELIRPSINVKLEPDSPSKNDGQQKGQKVEQTERRSRSRSCSNSSSRSKKRMKRKKALIKERKRSRSGSRDRTHSRDRSSRSTSWSGGEEHSKTHVLKPKSRRSSTDRSSSHERSKKKKMKDKTKDKKAKTSWSRERRKSRSRSGSPGSTSEFYENRKKKRRSRSRSRRRERSRSNSIERTKRRKHRRDKSYERYDKDSSLRSRDRKRSRSRSRERRKWRSRSRSASRSREHKSSKSKEKRPRSRSRSKERKRRSKETSLPPPPEKDQKPPVENLSRCLEQPHSFKQEPKEELVLEELSITIQPNVKLEEIQAETPVQVREAQETVKVEPICQEATSEPAFPVPEITNICVPIGSVDSFAETELMSSSDPAVLGSCSNTNLEITVKIENTALCPSLMEPPPKKEVIMHAPTEAAPIQSSSKSKITDCVKEVKDECLVTNEKTGNFGKPELEVVPQGPALKSKAPVKRVTWNLQEEEGGTLSAGKAPRMPFYKLQRAKEGAWKAEDLNQTLNQVYCQNIPLTPPLPSSLPPYAPVSQPTVQFIMQGSLPALGCMAGQSLTPEPGSLATASEPGIQAASVGNAEEKIKAPKPPVDKTKNEEYMKKLHMQERAVEEVKLAIKPFYQKREITKEEYKNILRKAVQKICHSKSGEINPMKVANLVKAYVEKYKHMRKHKKSDGEDTREVEN is encoded by the exons ATGGATGATGACAGCCAGGATGAACTGCTAAACAAGAACGCTGCGCTAGGCAAGAGACGGAGTCTCACGCTCCTCAGTGAAACAG AAAGCAATGGTGGAAATAGCTGTGACTCAGAAGATGATACCGGAAgtgatgaggaagaaaatgacactgaggaagagggaggtgaggAGGACAAGGAAGAAAGTGAAGATGAAGAACTAGAAG ATTGCGAAGATGAcgatgaagaagaggaagaggaggaggaaactgaGGCCACTGGGGGGGGAATGACTGATTCTCTGAAATTAGAACCACGCATAAACGGAGTGAGCATTTCCTCTGATGAGGATGGCGAAAACTGCCCCATTTGCCTCAACACGTTTAGGGATCAGGCTGTTGGGACTCCTGAGAACTGTTCCCACTACTTCTGCTTGGACTGCATCGTGGAGTGGTCTAAG aatgCAAACTCCTGTCCAGTGGATCGAATCCTCTTTAACTACATTAGCATTCGGGCACGTTTTGGTGGTAAAATCTTAAAAAAG ATTCCTGTTGAGAACACAAAAACTCAGGGTAATGATGGAGAGGATGATCCAACCTTCTGCGAGGTGTGTGGCAGAAGTGACCGGGAGGACCGCCTGCTGCTGTGTGATGGCTGTGATGCAGG GTATCACATGGAATGCCTTAATCCACCTCTGAGTGAAGTCCCTGTAGATGAATGGTTCTGTCCAGCCTGTGCCCCCATGGgtgtcagtgctgctgcag ATACAGACCATGTCAGTGAAGAAGAGGTTGCTGCCCTCATGGCTGATGTTATTCCTACCACGAGTAGGCTACGCCCTCACGTCCGAACCAGAGCTATAGCCAGAACTCGGCAGAGCGAACGAGTTAGGGCAACAGTGAACAGAAACCGGATAACAACAGCGCAACAAATACAG CACGTGCCAAGGTACCTCATGTCCTCTCTTCTGGATGAAACAATTGAGGCAGTTGTAGCAGGCCTAAACACAGCCATCTACCAGCGTCCTCTTGCCCCGCGTCCTCCTGctaggcagaaaagaaaaacag gcaggaggaagaaaagaggcaaaaaaagaaCTCAGACAAAATCTTCTACTGGGAATAAGAGTTCAGGGACACAGCTGAAGAGACGCAAGCGTCTGATAaagaagagaagggggaaaaagatgAGAGTAAGATCACAT GTTAAAAATGAGGTTACTACTCGCTCCCGTATTGCAAGAACTCTTGGTCTTAGTAAACCTCTGCGTGGGGCCTCGCTTCCTTCCATGTACAAACCACCGGAGCCCTCGCTTGGTCTGATGAGAGCAGATATCGGTGCAGCTTCTCTGTCTGTGTTTGGAGATCCATATGAGTTGGATCCTTATGAAAG TAATGAAGAGGTTCCAGCAAGTCCAGATTCACCAGTGAGTGCCAAAAGGAGAGTTCTCTCCCAGTCAGCACTGAGGTCTCACCGTCCTGTAGCTAGACCTATTTCTGTGGGTCTTCCCAG AAGCAGTGTACCTGTCTTGAGTCCTGATCAAGAAGCAGAAGCTGCCCCTGTGCCTGATCTGTTGGGAAGTATCCTGTCTGGACAGAGCTTTCTCATGATGAGTAGTTCGGATGTGGTCATCAACCGAGATGGTTCGCTGACAGCGAAGAAGGCAG CTCCACTTCACAGAAAATCAGCAAATGACTCGAGAGTCGATGATGGTTCAGGACATAACACTCAACTGAGTACGGTGCATTCAGGGACCACAGCAGGCAGCTCCATTGCTGGACCTTCAGTTTCCTCGGGGCTGAGTACTCGCACCAGACCCTTCTCCTCAAGCTTGTTTCCATCGCCTCCACCCTCACTGAGCAGGATTGAGCCTGCAGCAAACCCTGCACAGACTACATCAGAAAAGGCAACTGTAAAATCTGAATATTCAATGACACCCAGATCTGTTCAGACTCAGAATATAGCTACTCTGAGCAGGCATGGCTCCAAATTAGATGAAATGCCCAGATTTAATGGAAACTCTAAAAACTTTGCACCCACTGACTCATCTTCAAAGCCCCTTAGCTGTACCTTGAATTCTGGCTCAAAAGCTGTAACTGTGAGGCAGCAATTAAAACCACCTCCCAAGAGAATTGACATCTTTGAGCTTCCCAGGATACCAAAGATTAAAAAGGAAACCAGCAGCAAGCAGGTGGAGCCAGAACCCGCAGGAAGCCAAAGCTGTGACATCCCCAGCTCGTGCATAACCCAGCTGACTGGCAAGGAGAGCACTAATCAGCCAGGAAGGGGTAGCAAGGTGGAAAGTCAGAAGTCGAATGCCAAGGAATCTCAGCAACAAACACATACGAGTGGGGTGTCTTTTTCTACCAGTACAGGTGTATATAGCAGTTCATCGCTACTGGGCACTTTGAGGAGCAAAGGGCCAAGCTCTTTTGAgagttttaaaatcaatattcCAGGAAATGCAGGGCATCCCAGCAGACTGTCTAACCCAGGATTTTGTAACACCTTCCGCCCTGTGGATGACAAAGTGCAACAGAAAGAGAGTCCTTCACCTCTTTTCTCAGTTAAGAAAAAGCAGGTCAAGAGTGAAATATATGATCCCTTTGAGCCAACAGGATCAGACTCAAGTTCAGCAagcagcagtcctgaaaggcTTGGCGCAGGGATCCCGCTAACTAATATTACCAGGACTATTTCCATTGAAAATCCAAAAGTTCAAACGTTTCAAACTGTCCGTCGTTTCACCCCTTACATGGTAGAAAATATATTTGGATCTGGGGCTGACTCTGACGTACCATCTAGTAACGCAGAGCCTCATGATGACGTGACAGTAGAAAGCAGGATTGTAGAACAGATCTCTGACACAGAGGAACGAGACAATATGGACGAGGAAGACTTTCTGAACAGTCCTTGCACTTCATCTGCTGTTAAGCAAATTTCTGGTGCAGAGCGTTTAAAGGAGGAAAGCCGAGAGGGCCCTAATGTGTTCTTTAATGCTGAAGAATTGATTAGACCTAGTATTAATGTGAAGCTAGAACCAGATAGTCCCTCAAAGAACGACGGGCAGCAGAAAGGCCAAAAGGTAGAACAAACAGAGAGACGATCGCGTTCAAGATCCTGTTCGAACTCCAGCTCCAGAAGCAAGAagaggatgaaaaggaaaaaggcactTATCAAAGAGCGGAAGAGATCCCGATCGGGGTCTAGGGATAGGACGCACTCAAGGGACCGAAGCTCCAGGTCAACCTCTTGGTCAGGTGGAGAAGAGCACAGCAAAACACATGTGTTGAAACCCAAGAGCAGGAGGTCTTCTACTGACCGTTCTAGCAGTCATGAACgatctaaaaaaaagaaaatgaaggataaAACCAAGGATAAAAAGGCAAAAACGTCTTGGTCTAGGGAGAGAAGGAAATCTAGGTCACGTTCAGGTAGTCCTGGAAGTACTTCTGAGTTTTatgaaaataggaaaaagaagagaCGGTCTCGATCAAGATCAAGACGGAGGGAACGTTCCCGATCAAATAGCATCGAGAGGACTAAAAGGCGGAAACACAGGAGAGACAAAAGCTATGAGAGGTATGATAAAGATAGCAGCTTGAGGTCAAGGGACAGAAAGAGATCGAGATCCAGGTCTCGGGAGAGGAGAAAGTGGAGGTCTCGGTCTCGGTCTGCATCTCGATCTCGGGAGCACAAAAGCAGCAAATCGAAGGAAAAAAGACCACGATCGAGGTCACGTTCCAAAGAAAGAAAACGCAGATCAAAAGAGACCTCGCTTCCTCCTCCACCAGAAAAGGATCAAAAGCCTCCAGTTGAAAATCTGTCCAGGTGTCTGGAGCAACCCCATTCCTTCAAACAAGAGCCAAAGGAGGAGCTAGTACTAGAAGAGCTTTCCATAACCATCCAACCAAATGTCAAACTTGAGGAAATACAGGCTGAGACCCCGGTTCAGGTGAGAGAGGCCCAAGAAACTGTAAAAGTAGAGCCCATCTGTCAGGAAGCGACCAGTGAACCTGCATTCCCTGTGCCAGAGATCACAAACATTTGTGTTCCCATTGGCAGTGTGGATTCTTTTGCTGAAACAGAACTAATGAGTAGTAGTGATCCAGCAGTGCTTGGTAGCTGTAGCAATACAAACCTTGAGATTACagttaaaatagaaaatactgcATTATGTCCATCTCTGATGGAACCACCCCCAAAGAAGGAAGTTATCATGCACGCTCCGACTGAGGCTGCACCAATTCAAAGCTCatccaaaagcaaaataacagatTGCGTAAAGGAGGTTAAAGATGAGTGCCTTGTAACAAATGAGAAAACTGGTAATTTTGGTAAGCCTGAACTGGAGGTGGTACCTCAGGGTCCTGCGTTGAAATCAAAAGCACCGGTGAAAAGAGTTACCTGGAATCTTCAAGAGGAAGAAGGTGGCACATTGTCTGCTGGAAAAGCTCCAC GGATGCCGTTTTACAAACTTCAGCGAGCAAAGGAAGGGGCCTGGAAAGCAGAGGACTTGAACCAAACGTTAAATCAG GTGTACTGTCAAAATATACCTTTGACGCCACCTCTGCCCTCCAGCCTTCCCCCCTACGCCCCTGTCAGCCAGCCCACGGTTCAGTTTATCATGCAGGGTAGTCTTCCAGCACTTGGCTGCATGGCAGGACAGAGCCTGACTCCGGAGCCAGGCAGCCTGGCTACTGCCTCTGAACCAGGAATCCAAGCTGCTTCTGTTGGAAACGCAGAAGAAAAGATCAAAGCACCCAAACCTCCAGTGGATAAAACGAAAAATGAGGAA TACATGAAGAAGCTTCACATGCAGGAAAGGGCTGTGGAAGAAGTGAAACTTGCTATTAAACCTTTTTACCAGAAGAGGGAGATTACAAAGGAGGAGTACAAGAACATTCTTCGGAAAGCAGTGCAAAAG ATCTGCCACAGCAAAAGTGGAGAGATCAACCCTATGAAGGTAGCTAATCTGGTGAAGGCATATGTGGAAAAGTACAAACATATGAGGAAACATAAGAAATCAGATGGTGAAGATACACGTGAAGTGGAAAACTGA